From Nicotiana tabacum cultivar K326 chromosome 15, ASM71507v2, whole genome shotgun sequence, the proteins below share one genomic window:
- the LOC107809484 gene encoding uncharacterized protein LOC107809484, whose protein sequence is MFYRIAKSSSHFGPHTSSFDIDVHPGWSPASRVTPYLDFSYRFESLMELANHAIRKYNEKECNVYKYKVLKIEKVNYLQTAYHRYFMTVKVLNLTLATPIETFQIGAAEHVFNHNIVILCCRPKEEVVIAQLDNPVQT, encoded by the exons ATGTTTTACAGGATCGCAAAGAGTTCGTCTCATTTTGGGCCTCATACATCC TCTTTTGACATTGATGTCCACCCTGGTTGGTCTCCTGCTTCTCGAGTAACTCCATATCTGGATTTCAGTTACCGGTTCGAGTCGCTGATGGAATTGGCTAACCATGCTATCCGCAAATATAatgaaaaagagtgcaat GTTTACAAGTACAAGGTCTTGAAGATTGAGAAAGTGAATTATCTTCAGACGGCATACCACCGTTATTTCATGACTGTGAAAGTCTTAAATCTCACTCTTGCTACTCCTATCGAAACTTTCCAAATCGGTGCTGCCGAACATGTATTCAATCATAATATAGTTATCCTTTGTTGCCGGCCTAAAGAAGAG GTTGTTATTGCACAGTTGGATAATCCAGTACAAACATAG